From one Streptomyces sp. N50 genomic stretch:
- a CDS encoding GNAT family N-acetyltransferase, protein MSSTASIETTTSTSHVLDNPAWAALTGPHAHFAERVGRAARYPVDVAGFHAITDNDDPRAWADLATLVGPGGTAAVRGVSETPAGWEIVRSGQGVQLVDTGLRAEPDPEAVLLGPDDVPEILDLVARTEPGPYLPRTVELGTYLGIRHEGRLIALAGERLHPPGWTEISAVCTDPDHRGRGLATRLVRAVAAGIKERGEHPFLHAAATNTNAIRLYESIGFTLRARTVFSLVRRTGPIAATDPEETA, encoded by the coding sequence ATGTCTTCCACCGCCAGTATCGAAACCACCACCTCCACGTCCCACGTTCTGGACAACCCCGCCTGGGCCGCGCTCACCGGCCCGCACGCCCACTTCGCCGAACGCGTCGGCCGAGCCGCCCGCTACCCCGTCGACGTCGCCGGCTTCCACGCCATCACCGACAACGACGACCCGCGCGCCTGGGCCGACCTGGCCACCCTCGTCGGCCCCGGCGGCACCGCCGCGGTGCGCGGTGTGAGCGAGACCCCGGCCGGCTGGGAGATCGTCCGCTCCGGACAGGGCGTCCAACTCGTGGACACCGGGCTGCGTGCCGAGCCCGACCCCGAGGCCGTACTCCTCGGCCCCGACGACGTCCCCGAGATCCTCGACCTGGTCGCCCGCACCGAACCCGGCCCCTACCTGCCCCGCACCGTCGAACTGGGCACTTATCTCGGCATCCGGCACGAGGGCCGCCTCATCGCGCTGGCCGGCGAACGGCTCCACCCGCCCGGCTGGACCGAGATCAGCGCCGTGTGCACCGACCCCGACCACCGCGGCCGGGGCCTCGCCACCCGCCTGGTCCGCGCGGTCGCCGCCGGCATCAAGGAACGCGGCGAGCACCCTTTCCTGCACGCCGCGGCCACCAACACCAACGCGATCCGGCTGTACGAGTCGATCGGCTTCACCCTGCGCGCCCGTACGGTCTTCTCGCTCGTCCGGCGCACCGGCCCGATTGCCGCCACCGATCCGGAAGAAACGGCATAG
- a CDS encoding LLM class flavin-dependent oxidoreductase, with amino-acid sequence MSSTSVPPLHLAVALDGTGWHPASWREPVARPRDLLTAGYWADLVAEAERGLLDFVTFEDGLGLQSSHYGELDGRTDQVRGRLDAVLIAARIAPLTSHIGLVPTVVSTHTEPFHISKAIATLDYVSTGRAGLRVQLSARPHEADHFGRRTFPPISLESLRTEAGQERLAEHFDEAADYVEVVRRLWDSWEDDAEIRDIATGRFVDRDKLHYVDFEGRHFSVKGPSITPRPPQGQPIVSSLAHQTIPYRLVARATDVGYVTPHDTDDARAIVAEIRAEQQTAGRADELLHVFGDLVVFLDDDEATAVARRERLDALAGEPYTSDARIFTGTPAQLADLLQELQEAGLTGFRLRPAVAGHDLPAITQKLVPELQRRGAFRQAYEADTLRGLLGLARPANRYAAAAATA; translated from the coding sequence GTGTCATCGACCTCCGTTCCTCCCCTCCACCTCGCCGTCGCCCTCGACGGCACCGGCTGGCACCCTGCCTCCTGGCGTGAGCCGGTGGCCCGGCCCCGGGACCTGCTCACCGCCGGCTACTGGGCCGACCTGGTCGCCGAGGCCGAGCGCGGCCTGCTCGACTTCGTCACCTTCGAGGACGGCCTCGGCCTCCAGTCCTCGCACTACGGCGAGCTGGACGGCCGCACCGACCAGGTCCGCGGCCGCCTCGACGCCGTGCTCATCGCGGCCCGCATCGCACCGCTCACCAGCCACATAGGTCTGGTCCCGACCGTGGTGTCCACGCACACAGAGCCGTTCCACATATCCAAGGCGATCGCCACCCTCGACTACGTCAGCACCGGCCGTGCGGGCCTGCGCGTGCAGCTCTCCGCCCGCCCGCACGAGGCCGACCACTTCGGCCGCCGCACCTTCCCGCCGATCAGCCTGGAGAGCCTGCGCACCGAGGCCGGACAGGAGCGCCTCGCCGAGCACTTCGACGAGGCCGCCGACTACGTCGAGGTCGTGCGCCGCCTCTGGGACAGCTGGGAGGACGACGCCGAGATCCGCGACATCGCCACCGGCCGCTTCGTGGACCGGGACAAGCTGCACTACGTCGACTTCGAGGGCCGGCACTTCAGCGTCAAGGGCCCCTCCATCACCCCCCGGCCGCCGCAGGGCCAGCCGATCGTCAGCTCGCTGGCCCACCAGACCATCCCGTACCGGCTGGTGGCCCGCGCCACCGACGTCGGCTACGTCACCCCGCACGACACCGACGACGCCCGGGCGATCGTCGCCGAGATCCGCGCCGAGCAGCAGACCGCCGGACGCGCCGACGAACTCCTGCACGTCTTCGGCGACTTGGTGGTCTTCCTCGACGACGACGAGGCCACGGCGGTGGCCCGCCGCGAACGCCTCGACGCCCTCGCGGGGGAGCCGTACACCAGCGATGCCCGCATCTTCACCGGCACACCGGCCCAACTCGCCGACCTGCTCCAGGAGTTGCAGGAGGCAGGCCTGACCGGCTTCCGGCTGCGGCCCGCCGTCGCCGGGCACGACCTCCCGGCGATCACCCAGAAGCTGGTCCCCGAACTCCAGCGCCGGGGCGCCTTCCGCCAGGCCTACGAGGCCGACACCCTGCGCGGACTGCTGGGCCTCGCCCGCCCCGCCAACCGCTACGCCGCTGCCGCAGCCACCGCCTGA
- a CDS encoding NtaA/DmoA family FMN-dependent monooxygenase (This protein belongs to a clade of FMN-dependent monooxygenases, within a broader family of flavin-dependent oxidoreductases, the luciferase-like monooxygenase (LMM) family, some of whose members use coenzyme F420 rather than FMN.), translated as MSKPLKQIHLAAHFPGVNNTTVWSDPAAGSHIEFSSFAHFARTAERAKFDFLFLAEGLRLREQGGKIYDLDVVGRPDTFTILAALAAVTEHLGLTGTINSTFNEPYEVARQFASLDHLSDGRAAWNVVTSWDAFTGENFRRGGFLPQDERYSRAKEFLATTQELFDSWHGDEIVADQATGTFLSDAKAGAFVHQGQHFDIQGQFNVPRSPQGRPVIFQAGDSDEGREFAAAGADAIFSRYSTLTEGQAFYTDVKSRLAKYGRRSDQLLILPAATFVLGDTDAEAEDLAKEVRRQQVSGATAIKHLEFVWNRDLSSYDPDGPLPDIDPDVSDNHISKGRAQVRMYRDPLATAREWRERAEANGWSIRDLVIETGNRQAFIGSPSTVAKTINDFVQADASDGFILVPHITPTGLDPFADKVVPLLQEQGVFRTEYEGPTLRDHLGLAHPDDVREERAAS; from the coding sequence ATGAGCAAGCCCCTGAAGCAGATCCACCTGGCCGCCCACTTCCCCGGTGTCAACAACACCACCGTGTGGAGCGACCCGGCGGCCGGCAGCCACATCGAGTTCAGCTCCTTCGCGCACTTCGCCCGCACCGCCGAGCGCGCCAAGTTCGACTTCCTCTTCCTCGCCGAGGGCCTGCGCCTGCGCGAACAGGGCGGCAAGATCTACGACTTGGACGTCGTCGGCCGCCCCGACACCTTCACGATCCTCGCCGCGCTCGCCGCCGTCACCGAACACCTCGGCCTGACCGGCACCATCAACTCCACCTTCAACGAGCCCTACGAGGTGGCCCGCCAGTTCGCCAGCCTCGACCACCTCTCCGACGGCCGGGCGGCCTGGAACGTCGTCACCTCCTGGGACGCGTTCACCGGCGAGAACTTCCGGCGCGGCGGATTCCTGCCGCAGGACGAGCGCTACTCCCGGGCCAAGGAGTTCCTCGCCACCACCCAGGAACTCTTCGACTCCTGGCACGGCGACGAGATCGTGGCCGACCAGGCGACCGGCACCTTCCTGAGCGACGCCAAGGCCGGCGCCTTCGTCCACCAGGGCCAACACTTCGACATCCAGGGCCAGTTCAACGTCCCGCGCTCCCCGCAGGGCCGCCCGGTGATCTTTCAGGCGGGCGACTCCGACGAGGGCCGCGAGTTCGCCGCGGCCGGCGCCGACGCCATCTTCAGCCGCTACAGCACCCTCACCGAGGGCCAGGCCTTCTACACCGACGTCAAGTCCCGCCTCGCCAAGTACGGTCGCAGGTCGGACCAGTTGCTGATCCTCCCGGCCGCGACCTTCGTCCTCGGCGACACCGACGCCGAGGCCGAGGACCTGGCCAAGGAGGTGCGCCGCCAGCAGGTCAGTGGCGCCACGGCCATCAAGCACCTGGAGTTCGTCTGGAACCGGGACCTGTCGTCCTACGACCCGGACGGCCCGCTGCCCGACATCGACCCGGACGTCAGCGACAACCACATCTCCAAGGGCCGGGCCCAAGTCCGCATGTACCGCGATCCGTTGGCGACCGCCCGTGAATGGCGCGAGCGGGCGGAGGCGAACGGCTGGTCCATCCGCGACCTGGTCATCGAGACCGGCAACCGGCAGGCCTTCATCGGCTCCCCGTCCACGGTCGCGAAGACCATCAACGACTTCGTGCAGGCCGACGCCAGCGACGGCTTCATCCTCGTCCCGCACATCACCCCGACCGGCCTCGACCCCTTCGCCGACAAGGTGGTCCCGCTCCTCCAGGAACAGGGCGTCTTCCGCACCGAGTACGAGGGCCCGACCCTGCGCGACCACCTCGGCCTGGCCCACCCCGACGACGTGCGCGAGGAACGGGCGGCATCGTGA
- a CDS encoding LLM class flavin-dependent oxidoreductase, producing the protein MKFLAITLIVHRPDPTTGVQKSTHERFREVLDNALLAEELGFDGFGVGERHERPFISSSPTVVLSHIAALTRRIRLFTAVTTLSLLDPVRAYEDYATLDHLSGGRLDLIIGKGNGTAQRELFHVTPEDQWERNAESYEVFRQLWRQEKVTAKTRFRPELKDAEVWPKPYQQPVRVWHGSATSKESVDLAARYGDPLFSANVTNPIEPYAELIRYYRERWEHYGHDPADIAVGAGTAGLYVAPTTQEALAVYRPIFESNLAFQKQVGLPIVFETLEDYVERSSALIGSPQQVIDKVHRYHDQFGHTVLHLHADAGGLTDSQHRDSLELFQSAVTPVLRKDIPDPPFDWGPVLPEPVRADH; encoded by the coding sequence GTGAAGTTCCTCGCGATCACCCTCATCGTCCACCGCCCCGACCCGACGACGGGCGTACAGAAGTCGACGCACGAGCGCTTCCGCGAAGTCCTCGACAACGCCCTGCTGGCCGAGGAGTTGGGCTTCGACGGCTTCGGCGTGGGGGAGCGGCACGAGCGGCCCTTCATCTCCTCCTCGCCGACGGTGGTCCTCAGCCACATCGCCGCCCTCACCCGCCGCATCCGCCTCTTCACGGCGGTCACCACGCTGAGCCTCCTCGACCCGGTCCGCGCCTACGAGGACTACGCGACCCTGGACCATCTCTCCGGCGGACGCCTCGACTTGATCATCGGCAAGGGTAACGGCACCGCCCAGCGCGAGCTGTTCCACGTCACGCCCGAGGACCAGTGGGAGCGCAACGCCGAGAGCTACGAGGTGTTCCGGCAGCTCTGGCGCCAGGAGAAGGTGACGGCGAAGACGCGCTTCCGCCCCGAGTTGAAGGACGCGGAGGTGTGGCCGAAGCCGTACCAGCAACCCGTCCGGGTCTGGCACGGCAGCGCGACGAGCAAGGAGAGCGTCGACCTGGCCGCCCGCTACGGCGACCCGCTGTTCTCCGCGAACGTCACCAACCCCATAGAGCCCTATGCCGAGTTGATCCGCTACTACCGTGAACGCTGGGAGCACTACGGCCACGACCCGGCCGACATCGCGGTGGGTGCGGGCACGGCCGGCCTCTACGTCGCCCCCACGACCCAGGAGGCGCTGGCCGTCTACCGGCCGATCTTCGAGAGCAACCTCGCCTTCCAGAAACAGGTGGGCCTGCCCATCGTCTTCGAGACCCTGGAGGACTACGTCGAGCGCAGCTCCGCACTGATCGGCAGCCCGCAGCAGGTCATCGACAAGGTGCACCGCTACCACGATCAGTTCGGGCACACGGTGCTCCATCTCCACGCGGATGCGGGCGGGTTGACGGACAGTCAGCATCGCGACTCGCTGGAGCTGTTCCAGTCGGCGGTGACTCCCGTGCTGCGCAAGGACATCCCGGACCCGCCGTTCGACTGGGGACCGGTCCTGCCCGAGCCCGTCCGCGCCGATCACTGA
- a CDS encoding LLM class flavin-dependent oxidoreductase, translating to MSSGIPLGVLDLVPISSGSTAPEALRNSIELARRAEEFGYARYWFAEHHLNPGVAGTSPAVVLALTASATSTIRLGSGAVQLGHRTALSTVEEFGLIDALHPGRFDLGLGRSGGRPSPPLPSATPIIDGRAPNGLRIPPRFSFERLLGSPRIALQRKLLLLPDAKSQDYAEQIDDVLALLAGTYRSPEGVEAHVVPGEGADVEVWILGSSGGTSAEAAGRNGLRFAANYHVSPATVLEAADGYRAAFQPSEFLDKPYVTVSADVVVAEDDATARELATGYGLWVRSIRTAEGAIPFPTPEEARAHVWTDEDRELVQDRVDTQFVGSPGRVADQLEQLQEATGADELLITTITHDHTDRVRSYELLAREWSRRGHSSQSS from the coding sequence ATGTCCTCCGGAATCCCCCTCGGCGTCCTCGACCTGGTCCCGATCTCCTCCGGCTCCACCGCGCCCGAGGCCCTGCGCAACTCCATCGAACTCGCGCGCAGGGCCGAGGAGTTCGGGTACGCCCGCTACTGGTTCGCCGAGCACCACCTCAACCCCGGCGTCGCGGGCACGTCTCCCGCGGTGGTCCTGGCGCTGACGGCTTCCGCGACCTCCACGATCAGGCTCGGCTCCGGCGCCGTCCAACTCGGTCACCGCACCGCGCTGTCCACGGTCGAGGAGTTCGGCCTGATCGACGCGCTGCACCCCGGCCGCTTCGATCTGGGTCTGGGCCGCTCTGGTGGCCGCCCGTCACCGCCCCTCCCGTCGGCGACCCCGATCATCGACGGCAGGGCCCCCAACGGCCTGCGCATCCCGCCCCGTTTCTCCTTCGAACGTCTCCTCGGCTCACCCAGAATCGCCCTCCAACGCAAGCTGCTCCTGCTGCCCGACGCCAAGTCCCAGGACTACGCCGAGCAGATCGACGACGTCCTCGCCCTGCTGGCCGGTACCTACCGCTCCCCGGAGGGCGTCGAGGCGCACGTCGTACCGGGCGAGGGAGCCGACGTCGAGGTGTGGATCCTGGGCAGCAGCGGCGGTACGAGCGCCGAGGCAGCGGGCCGCAACGGCCTCCGCTTCGCGGCGAATTACCACGTCAGCCCCGCCACCGTCCTTGAGGCGGCGGACGGGTACCGCGCCGCGTTCCAGCCCTCCGAGTTCCTGGACAAGCCGTACGTCACCGTCTCCGCCGACGTCGTCGTCGCCGAGGACGACGCCACGGCCCGCGAACTCGCCACCGGCTACGGCCTGTGGGTCCGCTCCATCCGTACGGCGGAGGGTGCCATCCCGTTCCCCACCCCGGAGGAGGCACGCGCCCACGTCTGGACCGACGAGGACCGAGAGCTGGTCCAAGACCGCGTCGACACCCAGTTCGTCGGCTCACCCGGCCGAGTCGCCGACCAACTGGAACAACTCCAAGAAGCCACCGGCGCCGACGAGTTGCTCATCACAACCATCACCCACGACCACACGGACCGGGTCCGCTCGTACGAACTCCTCGCCCGGGAATGGAGCCGCCGGGGTCACTCCTCCCAGTCGAGCTGA